From a single Prosthecobacter algae genomic region:
- a CDS encoding PQQ-binding-like beta-propeller repeat protein encodes MKLPLLLTALSFASLQAADWPRFLGPNGAAVVEEVAVPTTWSQTENLAWKKDLPGPGSSSPIVVGDKVFVTFWSGYGDKPEAKDPKKLQRHLLCLNLADGSKRWETIVASSAEEDPYEGFITEHGYATHTPVSDGEHVYVFFGKSGAYAFDLEGQQLWKASLGTGSGSRRWGSGGSPILYKDMLIVNATDESQALYALDKKTGKQLWKAKGDKIDLAYGTPSIMESGGRTDLVFAIADEVWGLNPDTGKMRWFATHGLPGNISPCLIQDGDKAYLFGGYPTQGSAAIKLGGQGDVTATHILWTSKTSSYVPTPVLHKGHLYVVNDQGFAICMDAKTGQDIYRERVIDTGGGRGRGKPFYASPVLIGDRLYCVSRRGGTYVLAAKPVFERLAHNTLTGDESQFHGSPAVVGDRLLLRSEKALYCIQGSK; translated from the coding sequence ATGAAGCTCCCCCTTTTGCTCACCGCCCTGTCCTTCGCCAGCCTTCAAGCCGCTGATTGGCCTCGTTTTCTTGGTCCTAACGGGGCGGCCGTGGTGGAAGAGGTTGCGGTGCCCACGACCTGGTCGCAGACGGAAAACCTGGCCTGGAAGAAGGACCTGCCGGGTCCGGGTTCATCCAGCCCCATTGTGGTGGGGGACAAGGTGTTTGTCACTTTCTGGAGCGGCTATGGGGACAAACCGGAGGCCAAGGACCCCAAAAAGCTTCAGCGGCATCTTCTTTGTCTGAATCTTGCGGATGGCAGCAAACGCTGGGAAACCATCGTCGCCTCTTCGGCGGAAGAGGACCCCTATGAGGGGTTCATCACGGAGCATGGTTATGCCACCCACACCCCCGTCAGTGATGGTGAGCACGTGTATGTCTTCTTTGGCAAAAGCGGGGCCTATGCCTTTGATCTGGAAGGCCAGCAGCTCTGGAAAGCCTCTCTAGGCACTGGTTCGGGAAGCCGTCGTTGGGGTTCCGGTGGCAGTCCCATTTTGTACAAGGACATGCTCATCGTGAATGCCACGGATGAGAGCCAGGCCCTCTACGCTCTGGACAAAAAGACTGGCAAACAGCTTTGGAAAGCCAAGGGAGACAAGATTGATCTGGCCTATGGCACCCCTTCCATCATGGAATCTGGAGGCCGGACGGATCTCGTCTTTGCGATTGCCGATGAAGTCTGGGGTTTGAATCCGGACACTGGCAAGATGCGTTGGTTTGCCACCCATGGCCTGCCTGGGAACATCTCTCCGTGCCTGATCCAGGATGGCGACAAGGCCTATCTTTTTGGCGGTTATCCCACCCAGGGCAGTGCGGCCATTAAGCTGGGCGGGCAGGGGGATGTCACCGCCACCCACATCCTGTGGACCAGCAAGACCAGCTCCTATGTGCCGACTCCGGTGCTGCACAAGGGCCATCTTTATGTCGTCAATGATCAGGGTTTTGCCATCTGCATGGATGCCAAGACGGGCCAGGACATCTACCGCGAACGGGTCATTGATACCGGCGGCGGTCGTGGCCGGGGCAAGCCCTTTTATGCCTCTCCCGTGCTCATCGGCGATCGTCTCTACTGTGTTTCACGCCGGGGCGGCACCTATGTCCTGGCGGCAAAACCTGTGTTTGAGCGCCTGGCCCATAACACGCTGACGGGGGATGAATCGCAGTTTCACGGCAGCCCGGCGGTTGTCGGAGATCGCCTGCTGTTGCGGAGTGAGAAGGCTCTGTATTGCATCCAGGGCTCCAAGTAA
- the sufU gene encoding Fe-S cluster assembly sulfur transfer protein SufU, whose protein sequence is MALSDELRDLYQQVILDHSKNPRNHGELTGDCVHVHGDNPTCGDEIDMWVKFGPEGQVEDIKFTGQGCAISQASASMMTVKIKGSEGAKARSMLEDFRHVVLGDAPVKDEDALGELILLEGVQKFPQRVKCAMLGWRALEQAMGEQQKQDV, encoded by the coding sequence ATGGCCCTCTCTGACGAACTGCGCGACCTGTACCAGCAGGTTATCCTCGACCACTCCAAAAATCCCCGCAATCACGGTGAACTCACCGGTGACTGTGTGCATGTCCATGGCGACAACCCGACCTGCGGGGACGAGATCGACATGTGGGTGAAATTTGGCCCGGAAGGGCAGGTGGAGGACATCAAGTTCACCGGCCAGGGCTGTGCCATCAGCCAGGCCAGTGCCTCCATGATGACGGTGAAGATCAAAGGATCCGAAGGGGCCAAGGCCCGCTCCATGCTGGAAGACTTCCGCCATGTGGTGCTGGGTGATGCGCCTGTGAAGGACGAGGATGCTCTGGGCGAACTCATCCTTCTGGAAGGGGTGCAAAAGTTCCCTCAGCGGGTCAAATGCGCCATGCTCGGCTGGCGTGCCCTGGAGCAGGCGATGGGCGAGCAGCAGAAGCAGGACGTCTGA
- a CDS encoding zinc-binding alcohol dehydrogenase family protein produces MRALQLSQPRQFQWIELPETASPSTGEALVAIRAIGICGTDISGYLGKMPFIEFPRILGHELGVEVLAVGPDVTHLQPGDRCSVEPYLHCGNCHACLQGRTNCCETLAVLGVHCDGGMRERLLLPASKLHPCNTLGYEQLALVETLAIGCHAVNRAEIRPTEDVLIIGAGPIGLTVLEFARLATQHITVLELSAARRAFVTQHYPGVNVVEMLPDEPAAQVVFDATGNPQSMARALRLARFTGRIVYVGITKEPVLLDDPLLHRRELTLLASRNAQAADFPRILSLIQEGRINTQPWITHHTGWENLPSLLEDLIQPGSQAIKGVALLP; encoded by the coding sequence ATGCGCGCCCTGCAGCTCTCCCAGCCCCGCCAGTTTCAATGGATCGAACTTCCCGAAACCGCGTCTCCCAGCACTGGCGAGGCCTTAGTCGCGATTCGCGCCATCGGCATCTGCGGCACTGACATCAGCGGTTATCTGGGCAAGATGCCCTTCATTGAATTCCCGCGCATCCTTGGCCATGAACTGGGGGTCGAGGTGCTGGCTGTGGGACCGGATGTTACACACTTGCAGCCCGGGGATCGCTGTTCTGTGGAGCCTTACCTCCATTGCGGGAACTGCCATGCCTGCCTTCAGGGCCGAACCAATTGTTGCGAAACGCTGGCAGTTCTGGGTGTGCATTGCGATGGCGGCATGCGGGAGAGGCTCCTACTGCCCGCCTCCAAGCTCCACCCCTGCAATACTCTAGGTTATGAACAACTGGCCTTGGTGGAGACACTGGCCATCGGCTGCCATGCGGTGAATCGGGCAGAGATCCGGCCGACGGAGGATGTACTCATCATCGGTGCCGGCCCCATCGGGCTCACGGTCCTGGAGTTCGCCCGATTGGCCACGCAGCACATCACCGTCCTGGAACTCAGCGCCGCCCGCCGCGCCTTTGTGACGCAGCATTATCCAGGTGTAAATGTGGTGGAAATGCTTCCGGATGAACCCGCCGCCCAAGTGGTCTTTGATGCGACAGGCAATCCACAATCCATGGCCCGGGCATTGCGGCTGGCCCGGTTCACTGGCCGCATTGTTTACGTCGGCATCACCAAAGAACCCGTGCTCCTGGACGATCCCCTGCTGCATCGGCGGGAGCTCACCCTGCTGGCCAGCCGCAATGCCCAGGCAGCGGATTTCCCACGCATCCTTTCATTGATCCAAGAGGGGCGTATCAACACCCAGCCCTGGATCACCCACCACACCGGATGGGAGAATTTGCCGTCCTTGCTGGAAGACCTGATTCAGCCGGGCAGCCAAGCCATCAAAGGCGTCGCCCTACTTCCTTGA
- a CDS encoding PH domain-containing protein translates to MRYRLHDHPAFPGLLSKEDLFLLVERGSLARGDLCEDTVSGRDHTVGDVIGGMRAPRASAGARIDRPMFREFRADAPVDEEEFTDEDDVTAPEEETEVVTNDRYTPAGELILHESHPSWLGAGKALFLALLLLITTAMLMKIEPIYAPITGMAALTLLLVVGIARGTRTYLVTEERVEVVWGLLGRSSREVRICDIRSIDVYESGLKGLLGLGTVDFSSAANAGIEVKFSDIRGAHEVKELVRQLQRLTDTGMD, encoded by the coding sequence ATGCGCTACCGTCTGCACGATCATCCGGCTTTTCCGGGATTGTTGTCCAAGGAAGATTTGTTTCTTCTTGTGGAACGGGGATCCCTGGCACGCGGGGATCTGTGTGAAGACACCGTGTCTGGGCGAGATCACACGGTGGGAGATGTGATCGGTGGCATGCGGGCCCCCAGGGCCAGTGCCGGGGCACGGATCGACCGCCCCATGTTTCGGGAATTCCGCGCCGATGCACCCGTTGATGAGGAAGAATTCACTGATGAAGATGACGTCACCGCCCCAGAAGAGGAGACTGAAGTCGTCACAAATGACCGCTACACCCCCGCAGGTGAACTGATCCTGCACGAGTCTCACCCATCATGGCTGGGGGCGGGCAAGGCCCTGTTTCTGGCCCTGCTACTGCTCATCACCACAGCCATGCTGATGAAGATCGAGCCCATTTATGCCCCCATCACCGGCATGGCGGCCCTGACTCTGCTGCTGGTGGTCGGCATCGCACGGGGGACCCGCACCTACCTGGTGACGGAGGAGCGCGTGGAGGTGGTCTGGGGCCTGCTGGGGCGCAGCTCCAGAGAGGTGCGTATCTGCGACATACGCAGCATTGATGTCTATGAAAGCGGCCTCAAAGGACTGCTGGGGCTGGGCACAGTGGACTTCTCCTCAGCGGCCAATGCCGGCATTGAGGTGAAGTTTAGCGACATCCGTGGGGCGCACGAGGTCAAAGAACTGGTGCGCCAACTGCAGCGGCTGACGGATACCGGAATGGACTGA
- a CDS encoding L,D-transpeptidase family protein → MKNVFWLLIPMGAALAYFSSVPKGQTCSDCGPVISLPFLASVWSGRVSMKLPYPAPPAPEDWRKLSPPDRLAHARDRVQAPLNAELKKQGLRLGNPAFIRVFKESRTLELWLRSKQGWKLFRTYPIAAMSGNLGPKLIEGDGQAPEGFYSVDKAALNPGSNFHLSFNIGYPNAYDQHHGRTGSFIMVHGNEVSIGCFAMTDPVIEEIYLVVEAALSAGQDSTPVHVFPFPLTPERLAQAASHSSAAFWEELRPGYEAFQPTQPLPRITVQAGRYVLQK, encoded by the coding sequence ATGAAAAATGTCTTTTGGCTGCTGATTCCGATGGGGGCTGCCCTCGCCTATTTCAGTTCGGTACCGAAAGGCCAGACCTGCTCAGATTGTGGGCCTGTCATTTCTCTTCCCTTCCTGGCCAGCGTATGGTCCGGCCGTGTCTCGATGAAGCTCCCCTACCCAGCTCCCCCTGCCCCTGAAGACTGGCGCAAACTTTCCCCGCCAGACCGCCTTGCCCACGCCCGTGACCGAGTCCAGGCTCCGCTCAATGCGGAATTGAAAAAACAGGGGCTGCGGCTGGGGAATCCCGCTTTTATCCGGGTCTTCAAAGAAAGCCGAACCCTGGAACTCTGGCTGCGATCCAAGCAAGGGTGGAAGCTTTTTCGCACCTATCCCATCGCGGCCATGTCTGGCAACCTCGGCCCCAAGCTCATCGAAGGGGACGGTCAGGCCCCCGAAGGTTTTTACAGCGTGGACAAGGCCGCCCTGAATCCCGGAAGCAACTTTCATCTCTCGTTCAACATTGGCTACCCAAACGCCTATGACCAGCATCATGGCCGTACAGGCAGCTTCATCATGGTGCATGGCAATGAAGTCAGCATCGGGTGCTTTGCGATGACCGATCCGGTGATCGAAGAGATTTACCTTGTGGTCGAGGCCGCCTTGTCTGCCGGTCAGGACAGCACGCCAGTGCATGTCTTCCCCTTCCCCCTCACCCCCGAACGTCTGGCCCAGGCAGCCAGCCATTCATCCGCCGCCTTTTGGGAGGAACTGCGCCCAGGTTATGAGGCCTTCCAACCCACGCAGCCTCTGCCCCGCATCACCGTCCAGGCCGGACGCTACGTTTTGCAGAAGTGA
- a CDS encoding cysteine desulfurase, whose amino-acid sequence MDLLHLRADFPILDQEVHGHPLVYFDNAASSQKPRQVIETLVRYYQQDNANVHRGLHELSMRATDAFEATRKKIARFIGAAREEEIIYTRGTTEGINLVAQVWAAQFLKPGDVILLTGMEHHSNLVPWQLAAKRSGAVLRHIPVQEDGTLDLVAAEPLFDEQVKVFACVHISNSLGTVNPVRELCAKARALGAMTLVDGAQAVGHIPVDVQAIGCDFYAFSGHKMCAPTGIGALYGRYELLEQMEPWQGGGEMITTVTLETSAYKAPPAKFEAGTPNIADVIGLGAAIDYLEAVGLENIQAHGMELTEYAYQRMSDLPGIRILGPQQPRASLIAFALACAHPHDLVEYANTYGLALRGGHHCTQPLMKRFKLPGTSRASFYFYNTRAEVDRMMDILHQAVKFFS is encoded by the coding sequence ATGGACTTGCTTCACTTGCGCGCAGATTTCCCCATCCTCGATCAGGAGGTGCATGGGCATCCGCTGGTGTACTTTGACAATGCGGCCAGCAGCCAAAAGCCACGTCAGGTCATCGAGACCCTGGTCCGCTATTACCAGCAGGACAATGCCAACGTCCATCGCGGGCTGCATGAACTCAGCATGCGGGCGACGGATGCCTTTGAAGCCACGCGGAAAAAGATCGCCCGCTTCATCGGTGCTGCCCGCGAGGAGGAAATCATTTATACCCGTGGGACCACGGAGGGCATCAATCTGGTGGCCCAGGTCTGGGCTGCGCAGTTTCTGAAACCCGGAGATGTCATCCTGCTCACAGGCATGGAGCATCACAGCAACCTTGTGCCCTGGCAGTTGGCTGCTAAGCGCAGCGGTGCGGTTTTAAGGCACATCCCTGTTCAGGAAGATGGCACGCTGGATCTCGTTGCGGCGGAGCCGTTGTTCGATGAGCAGGTCAAGGTCTTTGCCTGCGTCCATATTTCAAATTCTCTGGGCACGGTGAATCCAGTGCGCGAACTCTGCGCCAAGGCCCGTGCCCTGGGCGCGATGACTCTGGTGGACGGAGCCCAGGCTGTGGGGCACATCCCGGTGGATGTGCAGGCCATCGGTTGCGATTTTTACGCTTTTTCCGGCCACAAGATGTGCGCTCCCACGGGCATCGGTGCCTTGTATGGGCGGTATGAATTGCTGGAGCAAATGGAGCCCTGGCAAGGGGGGGGCGAAATGATCACGACGGTGACGCTCGAAACCTCTGCCTACAAGGCCCCGCCGGCCAAGTTCGAAGCAGGCACGCCTAACATTGCCGATGTCATCGGACTGGGCGCTGCGATTGATTACCTGGAAGCCGTGGGGCTGGAAAACATCCAGGCACATGGGATGGAGCTGACCGAGTATGCCTATCAGCGCATGTCTGATCTGCCAGGCATCCGCATTCTGGGGCCGCAGCAGCCACGTGCTTCCCTCATCGCCTTTGCCCTGGCCTGCGCCCATCCTCATGATCTGGTGGAGTATGCCAACACGTACGGCCTGGCCCTGCGTGGGGGGCATCACTGCACGCAGCCGCTGATGAAACGTTTCAAGCTGCCGGGCACCAGCCGTGCCAGTTTCTATTTTTACAACACCCGCGCCGAGGTGGACCGGATGATGGACATCCTGCACCAGGCGGTTAAATTTTTCTCCTGA
- a CDS encoding segregation and condensation protein A: MEDKDYKVKLEIFEGPLDLLLYLIKKDEIDIYDVSIGRITKQYLDYINTFKMLNIEVASEFIVMAANLMYLKSRELLPQTQQPPEEDADEEDPRWELIRQLVEYKKFKDVAQFLGTQEVKADEFFATTPELPDLTAPAPDIVGQVGIFDLIRAFQKVLKRFENSTDIREIVSDRYSVADKIEHLLEAIPMGGRVRFDSLFSTAASRVEVIVTFLAMLELMKLNHLMVEQEQMLGDIVVIRPNL, encoded by the coding sequence GTGGAAGACAAGGATTACAAGGTCAAACTGGAGATTTTCGAGGGCCCCCTCGATCTGTTGCTGTATCTCATCAAGAAGGATGAGATCGACATCTATGATGTGTCCATCGGGCGCATCACCAAACAGTACCTCGACTACATCAACACCTTCAAGATGCTGAATATCGAGGTGGCCAGCGAGTTCATCGTCATGGCCGCCAACCTGATGTACCTCAAAAGCCGCGAACTGCTGCCGCAGACCCAGCAGCCACCTGAAGAGGATGCCGATGAAGAAGACCCGCGCTGGGAACTGATCCGCCAGTTGGTCGAATACAAGAAGTTCAAGGACGTGGCCCAGTTTCTTGGAACCCAGGAAGTGAAAGCCGACGAATTTTTTGCCACAACGCCGGAGTTGCCAGACCTGACGGCCCCCGCACCCGACATCGTTGGGCAAGTGGGCATTTTCGATCTCATCCGCGCTTTTCAAAAGGTGCTGAAGCGCTTCGAAAACTCCACCGACATCCGCGAAATCGTCAGCGACCGCTACAGCGTCGCCGACAAGATTGAGCATCTGCTGGAGGCCATCCCTATGGGGGGACGAGTGCGGTTTGACTCCCTGTTCAGCACTGCCGCCAGCCGGGTGGAGGTCATCGTCACCTTCCTGGCCATGCTCGAACTCATGAAGCTGAATCACCTCATGGTGGAGCAGGAACAGATGCTGGGAGACATCGTCGTCATCAGGCCCAATCTCTAG
- the mutM gene encoding bifunctional DNA-formamidopyrimidine glycosylase/DNA-(apurinic or apyrimidinic site) lyase, whose protein sequence is MPELPEVETTLRGVSPYLVGRSIREVIVRDSRLRWPVPETVHELEGQRITAGQRRGKYLLFTSSKGTLLLHLGMSGSLRVTDPDTPWRKHDHFALTTDRGMQIRLHDPRRFGAALFIHGDPLLHPLLAELGPEPLSDDFTVALLKTQCGGRSAPVKAVIMDSHVVVGVGNIYACEALFMAGISPLKAAGKVSGPRLAKLVQAIREVLVASIEMGGTTLRDFLNEKGEPGYFKQTLRVYDREGQPCHACATTVKRVVMSNRSTFYCPTCQK, encoded by the coding sequence ATGCCCGAACTTCCTGAAGTCGAAACCACCCTCCGCGGCGTCTCCCCTTACCTCGTTGGCCGCAGCATTCGGGAGGTCATCGTCCGGGACTCCCGGCTGCGCTGGCCGGTGCCGGAGACGGTGCATGAACTGGAAGGGCAGCGCATCACCGCTGGCCAGCGCCGGGGAAAGTACCTGCTTTTCACCTCGTCCAAAGGAACTCTGCTGCTGCATCTGGGCATGTCTGGAAGCCTGCGGGTGACGGACCCTGACACTCCGTGGCGGAAACATGATCACTTTGCGCTGACGACAGACCGTGGGATGCAGATTCGTCTGCATGATCCACGGCGTTTCGGGGCGGCCCTGTTTATTCATGGGGATCCGTTGTTGCATCCTTTGTTAGCCGAGCTGGGGCCGGAGCCGCTTTCGGACGATTTCACAGTCGCTCTGTTGAAGACGCAGTGTGGTGGGCGCAGTGCGCCGGTGAAGGCGGTCATCATGGACAGCCATGTCGTTGTTGGAGTGGGCAATATCTATGCCTGCGAGGCACTGTTCATGGCGGGGATTTCACCCCTGAAGGCGGCAGGCAAAGTGAGCGGGCCGAGGCTGGCGAAGCTGGTGCAGGCCATTCGCGAGGTGCTGGTGGCCTCCATTGAAATGGGGGGCACCACCTTGCGTGATTTCCTCAATGAAAAGGGAGAGCCTGGCTACTTCAAACAGACCCTCCGCGTCTATGACCGGGAGGGACAGCCCTGCCATGCCTGTGCTACTACCGTCAAACGGGTGGTGATGAGCAACCGCTCCACGTTTTACTGCCCGACCTGCCAGAAGTGA